The genomic stretch AACATCTTTTTTTCGACGACCGATTTTTCGCCCCGTAGTGCGCGGCGGACCCGCTCGGCCAGCGCTTCGTCGTAGGCCATCAACTTCTCCTTATTTAGCGAACGGCCTCGGCAGATTCTTCTGCCAGGCCTCCAGGGCGGCGATTTGTTCGTACCAACGCTTGATATTCGAAAAGCCGTCCAGGGGGAGCCGAGCGGCTGCCGCCAAAGGGAGGGGGGCGGCGACCGAGAAATCGGCGATGGTCAGGCTATCTCCGGTCAGAAATTTCTTACCTTCCAGACAGCCGTCGAGGACCTTGCCGTAAAACTTGACGGCGTCCTCGCCTTCTTTTTCCTTCTCGGGATTCGGGGCCCCGCCGCCGAACAGCCCTTTGAGGAGTCGCTCCCAGAACAAGGTTCCGCAGCCGCGCATCCAGTGGGCCTGCTGCCAGATCAGCCAGCGCGTGATGTCGATGCGCGCGAGCTCGTCGGCGGGCCAGAGCCCGGACTGGGGTTTTTTGCCGGCGAGGTAGATGAGAATGGCGTTGGATTCCCATAGGACGTAGTCGCCGTCGACCAGGACGGGGCATTTGCCGTTGGGGTTGAGCTGCAAAAACTCCGGAGAGCGGGTCTCGCCCTTGGCGGGATCGAGGCGCTGGCGTTCCAGGGAGATCCCCAGGTGATCGGCCAGGGCGCTGATCGGGTAATTGTTGGGGGAGAGGGGTAGCCAGTAAAGTTTCATGGAGGAGCTCCTTGGTAGGAGCCCATGGTGCAGGGCGCGGAAAGCGAAGTCAAGCCGGACCCAAAAACACAGCGGCCCGGGCTGATTACGGTAGGGGCCACTCGTGAATGGCCGCTGCGCGCGATCAACGCCGGGCTGCTGCGATTAAATCTACCGTCTAGGGTCCAGGCTTCCGTCCCTCTAGAGTGTTGAAACCCTCATCGATGGCAGTAATCCTTGTCGGATCCTCATTCCCTCGTGCCGTTGGTTTCTCCGCGCGGCTCCGATGGATATCGGAGTTCTAACGCGGCCGCCTCGGTTCCAGGGATTTGTTCCGTCGGTGGGAGTCGACCACTTTTGGCCCCTTGGCTAGGGCCTTTGGTAATCTGTCCTCTTATGGGATTTCCAACGGCCTTGATGGTCTTCTCGCGAGGACCTTGTAAACCCGCTTCCAGGTTCCTCCTCTTTTGACCTTGCCGCCGGCCTTCCGAAGAATGCCCGCTAAGCCGACCTTGAGAGTCTGTTGCGTCCTTGCGATAGGGGCTAAGCCTTTCGGCCGCCCCTCCCATTATGGCCTTTTTGACCGTTTTGCGACTGGCTGTTCAGAGGTGACTTATCCGTGGTTCCGGACCCTCCGCCGAGAGCTCCCCTCGCGAGGAGCCCGCCTTAGCAGATTTTGGATTTTCATCCCCCTTGCTGGCGCCACCCAGCCGCTGTCGGTCGCTGATCCCTAAACGGTAGGTTTAATTTTAAAAGAGCGGTTCGTCGCGTCGATGTCCGCAATAAAACCAAAAACGGCGTTTCCCTCAATGAAGTATTTTTGGAAAAAATTGAGCCCATGAAATGATTAGGAAAAGTTCCGGCGGAAAAAATATTCACAGCTGTGAATAAACCCTTTCCACAAGCGAAGGCCCGGAAGCATCGTCCGGATGCGGATTTGCCGGCGGGGACTTTCAAATTCCCGATTTCCTGGGGATGAAAATCGTGAAGCCTCGAGAACGATTTGTCTTTCTCGCCGCGGTCTATCCCCAGGGTGAGGCCCGGTTTTTTAGCAACTTCCCGGGTGGGCCGGCGATACGCTAGGGAATCCGAAAAATCGGGGGCCTGCCAATCGCAAGGAGGAAGCTTATGTCGCTCCGTCAGGCCGTGGACCGCGCCATGCGCAGCGGAAGGGTCGTCGCCCCCGACGAATTCGAAGCCATCTACGGCGAGGCGACCGCCTCGCTCGACATCACGCAATTGCATAGCGGAGATTATCTGTTTCGCGGCGCCGATGCGGCCGCCCTCGGCCGCATGCGTTTTCGCAACGAGGAGGAGCGGCGCGAGTTTGCGGTGGGCCTCTTGGGCCGGGCCCGGGAACGGGTCATGGGTCAGTTGGCGCAGATGTTGGAAGCGGTCCCCGCCGAGGACCGGGCTCTCTCCCTGGGTTGTTTTATCACGACGGAGGGCAGGGCGGCCCCCGTCACGTGCTACACGACGGAAGGGACCGCGATCTGGGCGGGATTCACGACGGAAGGCAGTCCCGCTCACTCTTATTACAACGGGCTCTTGGCCTTTCTGGGACGCGTCCTGCCGGCCCAGGCCTTCATCGGCCTGACGCCCCCCGACTACCGGGAAGGCACTACGCCGGTCAGCCTGGCCGCGATCCAGCTGCTGGACGGCGTTTTTTTCACCGTCGAGAACTTCCGCGCGGCGGAGCTTCCCGCGGAGACGCGCATCTCCAGCGGGATGATCCGCAGCCTCTACCGCAGCCAAGTCTGCTCGGCGAGTTCCTCGCTTCCCGATTGTCGTTGAGGACGTCCGTTATTCCCGGAAGCTTCGGATATAGGCCTCCAACTCCTCTTCCTCTTTGAAGAAGAGGATTTCCTCGTCGGAATTCAGGGGTTCCCCCTTGGGTAAGGCCGAGTCGTGCATGATGCTCCGGAACGGTTGGACATGGAAAAAGCCCCGGAACAAAGTCCAGAAGCCGGCATGGTGGCCAGAAATGGGCACGTGAAGTGCGACGCTCTTCATATCTTCTCCTCCTAGTTGTTGATTTGCCCCTTGCCAGGTTCAGTAGAACCCCACCTATTGCTCCAACGGTAAAGCAATCACTGTGCCACCGTGCGCGTCGCTAAATCCTTGAAAAATGTACATTCTTAAAAATCACTCCTTATCATTTTGAAAAATTTATCAAACTGAGAGAAAAAGAAGGTGAATATCTAGCGAGCGAGGTTTGCATTTTCCACATTAATCATTTGAATATATTCGTTTATTTTATCTGTCACCGTTTTGACTCCTGAAAAGCCTGGTAAGTCCTCTAGGCGGGCATTGACGTGGTCTTCCATGGCCTTTCTTCCCGCCTCGTCGCCAAAAAGGGTTTGCACCACCAGTTCGGTGTCCTGTGCCGGCTTGATCCCCGTGCCCACCGGGGCCCAGTAATGGCGGATGATGAAGCGGGCCAGCCTTTGATCGAAACGGGAACGTTCCAGCTGCAGGCGCGCGATGTTGAAGTAGAAAAAGACGTGGATCGACTCTTCCTGCATGATGCCTCGCAGCAGGGCGGTCAAGACCGGGTGCCCTGCCAGCTCGATCAAGCGGCGGTAGCCCTGCAGGGTGCTCAGCTCGTTGATCGCCCCCCAGACCATGTGGGTCGGGGAGAAGTGCCTGCCGAAGACCTTGGTCAGCGAGGTGGTCAGGCGGGATTCCACCTTGTAGCGGAGCGGGATGGCGGCCCTGGCCCGCACAGGCCA from Deltaproteobacteria bacterium PRO3 encodes the following:
- a CDS encoding glutathione S-transferase family protein; this translates as MKLYWLPLSPNNYPISALADHLGISLERQRLDPAKGETRSPEFLQLNPNGKCPVLVDGDYVLWESNAILIYLAGKKPQSGLWPADELARIDITRWLIWQQAHWMRGCGTLFWERLLKGLFGGGAPNPEKEKEGEDAVKFYGKVLDGCLEGKKFLTGDSLTIADFSVAAPLPLAAAARLPLDGFSNIKRWYEQIAALEAWQKNLPRPFAK
- a CDS encoding ferritin-like domain-containing protein; this translates as MLETPQDVLNEYENRPRALTPGFIAALPWGEIRKHPLDPRFFPVLRYMRDIERFTEVYFEELRRTPTGKEPAIRRFMERWNQEEAQHGDLLQRFLAEAGCPAEPDWPVRARAAIPLRYKVESRLTTSLTKVFGRHFSPTHMVWGAINELSTLQGYRRLIELAGHPVLTALLRGIMQEESIHVFFYFNIARLQLERSRFDQRLARFIIRHYWAPVGTGIKPAQDTELVVQTLFGDEAGRKAMEDHVNARLEDLPGFSGVKTVTDKINEYIQMINVENANLAR